The DNA window GATCGCCTCGGCGCAGTTCGTTCCAACCTCAGGGACAAACGTCCAGTTCACGTTGTTTGACGTGACCGCCGTTGACCAGAATGGGGCGAGTATTCCTGTCAATGTGGAGTACTTCAGTGTCACCACGATCTCCGCAGTGGAGAGGGAGGGGACGGTGCCGACGGCGTTCAGCTTGTCTCAGAACTATCCCAATCCGTTCAATCCTTCGACCACTATCCGATTCAGTCTTGTGCAGCAATCACCGGTTCGATTGAGCGTCTATGACGTTCTCGGCCGGCAGGTGGCCACGTTGATAGACCAGCGCATGGACATGGGCAGTTACTCAGTCGAATGGAATGCGGGGAATCATCCGAGCGGGTTGTATCTTTACGAATTGCGGGCGGGGAACTCGGCTCAAACCAGGAAAATGGTGTTGACGAAGTAACACGCAAGAGGGTCTGACCTTCAGAATCCCGATCGGCAGAGAGCCGGTCGGGATTCTCTTTTCCGGCCCCCGGGGAGAATAGCAGAGGGTTGGTCCGAGCTCCGGCCGCCGGCAACGGATCCCCCGCGGCGCACCGAATCCGCTTGACAGTGAAAGGAAATCGTGTAATTTGCGGAATAGATGTTTCGCTCCCCCAAGCACCTGAAACAATTCGTTCACCCCCACTATGTCATCCGCTGAACAGGAACTTTTATCGCTTTTCCTGCGTCTCGCTCCGATCGAAGGCGTTTCGCATGCCGAGCGGGCAATCACGGACGAAGTCACAGCACTCCTCCGGCAGGGGGGCATTCGTGTCGTTGAAGACGATGCCGCCGGGATCGTCAAGGGGAACAGCGGCAACCTTCTCTGCTTTCCGCCCGCATTCGATGAACACGCCCCGGCAATTCTCCTCGAAGCCCATCTCGACACGGTGCAGTCAACGGCAGCGCTCAAGGCAATTGTGAGGGATGACAGGGTCACATCCGACGGCACGACGATCCTCGGTGCAGATAACAGAATGGGTCTCTCGATACTCGTGGACCTCTTGCTGAGGGTGGCGAAGACGATAGCCCCGCATCGCAATTTCTTTGTCGCACTCACGGTGTGCGAGGAAACCGGCCTCTACGGAGCAGACGCTATTGATCTCGCCAGCCGCAACGTTTCTGCAGCGTACGTTTTTGATTGTTCGAAGCGGCCGGGAATTTACATCCGGGAATCGGTTGGGCTGTATGCGTTCACCGCGCAGTTCTTCGGCAAGGCCGCACATGCCGGCGTCGCGCCTGAAGAAGGTATCAGCGCAATCGCTCTCAGCGCGGCCGCGATCAGCAAGCTCCGGTTCGGGAGGATTGATGCGGACACGACAGCCAACATCGGAAAGATCTACGGCGGAGAAGCGGTCAATGTCGTCCCGGACAAGGTTACTATTGAGGGAGAAGTGCGCTCGTTCTATCCGGAAAGAATCAGCCGCCAACTCGACCTCATCCGCCAGACTTTTGAGAAGACTGTCCAGGGAACGGGGCGTGTGCAGTTTGATGCTCTCCCTGATTTTGAGCCGTACGTCCACAACCCCGACTCAGCCGCCGTCGTGACGCTCGAAGCCGCTCTGCGCGCTGCCGGACTTACTCCGCAGCCCATCCGGTACATGGGAGGGAGCGATGCGAACAAATACAACGCAAAAGGGATTCCTGCTGTGAATATCGGTATCGGCGCCCAGAAGCCGCATTCAGTTGACGAATTTTTCCTTCTCGAAGATCTCCACACATCATCCAGGATCGCACATGAACTTGTACAGAATCGCTAACATCAGTTCCTCTCATTCATTTCGTATGTTTCAACGCAGAGGCGCAGAGGCTGCAGAGAATCGCGGAGAGTTCCAGGAATCAGACTCTGCGATGCTCGGCGCTCTCCGTTTACCCCGATTCTTCCATCGGGGCGTCTCCGCGATGAGAACCATTATTGTGCTTCTTGCCATGATTCTTCCAATTTCGGCATGCCTTCTTGCTCAGGAAGGGCCAAAGGGGAGCCTCATCATCATCGGCGGGGGGAACAGGGGAGCCGAAGTGATGAAACCGTTTATTCAGCTGGCGGGAGGGGAGAAGTCGAAGATAGCGTTCTTTCCTATGGCGAGCGTCTATGGCGACACGATGGCACAGGAGCGCATCGCTGATATGAAATCCTTTGGAGCAGGATCAGTGCTGCATCTCTATATCACTCGCGAACAGGCGAACAGCGACTCCATCCTGGCCTTGCTCGATGACGTGACGGGAGTCTATTTCGGCGGCGGTGATCAATCGAAGCTGACCGCGGTTCTCAAAGGAACCAGGACGGAGAAGCGGCTTCACGAACTCTATCACAAGGGGGCGGTGCTCGGTGGAACGAGCGCGGGCGCTGCGGTCATGAGCACGATCATGCTTACAGGCGATGAAAAAAGGCCTACGAGGGATTCCTCATTCAACAAAATCGAAATCGACAATATCATCACGACAAGCGGGTTTGGTTTCATTGACGACGCGATCGTCGATCAGCATTTCCTCATCCGGCGCAGGAGCAACCGGCTCATCAGCGTCATCCTCGAGCACCCTGACAAAGTGGGAATCGGCATTGACGAGGCTACGGCGATTTGGATGAAACCCGATCACACATTTGAAGTGCTCGGAAGGTCTGTCGTGCTCGTGTTCGACGCCACAAGGTCCGAGGTCCAGCGCGATCCCAAAGGGTACGGCGTGCGCGCATCGGACATCCGGATGAGCGTTTTGCGCAGCGGCTCCGTCTATGACCTCAAGTCGAAAAAAGTCATCCGGCTCTCAAACTGAGGCGGCGAATCAATGCGAATTCCCCCGACGCTCGTTCTGATTTTCTCGATCATCGCTCTCTTCGGCATGCTCACCTGGATTGTACCCGCCGGGGAGTTCAAGCGGATGGAGAAGGATGGCCGCACGGTTGTCGTCCCGGGGACCTACACGCAGGTTGCCCCCCAACCGCAGGGGATCGACAAAGTGCTCGCCGCCCCCATCAAAGGCTTTGTCCTGGCCGCGTACGTTAT is part of the Ignavibacteriales bacterium genome and encodes:
- a CDS encoding M20/M25/M40 family metallo-hydrolase, translating into MSSAEQELLSLFLRLAPIEGVSHAERAITDEVTALLRQGGIRVVEDDAAGIVKGNSGNLLCFPPAFDEHAPAILLEAHLDTVQSTAALKAIVRDDRVTSDGTTILGADNRMGLSILVDLLLRVAKTIAPHRNFFVALTVCEETGLYGADAIDLASRNVSAAYVFDCSKRPGIYIRESVGLYAFTAQFFGKAAHAGVAPEEGISAIALSAAAISKLRFGRIDADTTANIGKIYGGEAVNVVPDKVTIEGEVRSFYPERISRQLDLIRQTFEKTVQGTGRVQFDALPDFEPYVHNPDSAAVVTLEAALRAAGLTPQPIRYMGGSDANKYNAKGIPAVNIGIGAQKPHSVDEFFLLEDLHTSSRIAHELVQNR
- a CDS encoding cyanophycinase, coding for MNLYRIANISSSHSFRMFQRRGAEAAENRGEFQESDSAMLGALRLPRFFHRGVSAMRTIIVLLAMILPISACLLAQEGPKGSLIIIGGGNRGAEVMKPFIQLAGGEKSKIAFFPMASVYGDTMAQERIADMKSFGAGSVLHLYITREQANSDSILALLDDVTGVYFGGGDQSKLTAVLKGTRTEKRLHELYHKGAVLGGTSAGAAVMSTIMLTGDEKRPTRDSSFNKIEIDNIITTSGFGFIDDAIVDQHFLIRRRSNRLISVILEHPDKVGIGIDEATAIWMKPDHTFEVLGRSVVLVFDATRSEVQRDPKGYGVRASDIRMSVLRSGSVYDLKSKKVIRLSN